From Nicotiana tabacum cultivar K326 chromosome 22, ASM71507v2, whole genome shotgun sequence, one genomic window encodes:
- the LOC107759091 gene encoding zinc finger A20 and AN1 domain-containing stress-associated protein 4, with product MEQNDAGCQAPQAPTLCVNNCGFFGTATTMNMCSKCYKDMMFKQEQAELAASSIESFVNGSSSATAKAVDVAVGVQEGPAESLVIPKQVVCVPPENDNVEKAKVGPNRCNTCRKRVGLTGFNCRCGHLFCSAHRYSDKHDCPYDYHKAAQDAIAKANPVVKAEKLEKI from the coding sequence ATGGAGCAAAATGACGCAGGCTGCCAAGCTCCTCAAGCTCCTACCCTTTGTGTTAACAATTGTGGGTTTTTTGGAACTGCAACAACAATGAACATGTGCTCAAAGTGCTACAAGGACATGATGTTTAAGCAAGAACAAGCTGAACTTGCTGCTTCATCCATTGAGAGCTTTGTGAATGGAAGTTCAAGCGCCACTGCAAAagctgttgatgttgctgtgggGGTTCAGGAAGGTCCAGCAGAGTCCCTGGTAATACCCAAACAAGTTGTATGTGTACCACCAGAGAACGATAATGTAGAGAAGGCTAAAGTGGGGCCAAACCGGTGCAATACCTGTAGGAAACGAGTTGGTTTGACTGGCTTCAATTGCCGATGTGGGCATCTTTTCTGCTCAGCCCATCGCTACTCTGACAAGCATGACTGTCCCTATGATTATCACAAGGCTGCTCAAGATGCTATTGCGAAAGCCAACCCAGTTGTTAAGGCTGAAAAGCTTGAAAAAATATAA